Genomic window (Campylobacter magnus):
CAAATTCTAGAATTTCACGAAGTGGGCGAATTTTAGAATAGGCGTAGTGTGTTTAAAGGCTAGTAGGTGTACGGCGTAAATAGAACATAAGGTTCATTGAGCCGTGCGCCTACTAGGCTTTAAGCACAATCCGTCACTAATAACAATTCGCAAAAATCAAAGTGCTTTAAAGCTTGCTTCTATAGCTTCGCACGTCGCCTCAATGCTATTTTTGCTGTGCTTCGTGCTAATAAAGCAAGTCTCAAACTGACTAGGGGCAAGGTAAATCCCACGCTTTAGCATAGCTGCGTGAAACTTCGCAAACATCTGTGTATCGCTTTTTAGCGCAATATCGTAGTTTGTAACCTTATTTTCATTAAAGAAAAAGCCCCACATCGTGCCACGATGCTCTGTTTGCAAGGCTATGCCTTTGCGTTTTGCGCTGCTATTCATACATTTTAGTATGCTTTTTACCTTGCTATTTAGTTTTTCATATACATTTGGAGTAGCAAAAATCTTACTAAGTGTAGCAATTCCAGCTGCCATAGCCAGTGGATTTCCACTTAGCGTGCCTGCTTGATACACAGCTCCATCTGGGCTTAGAAGGCTCATTATTTCATCTTTTCCGCCAAAGGCAGCTGCGTTTAGCCCACCGCCAATAACCTTACCAAAAGTAGCTAGGTCAGGCTTGATTTTATTAAACTTATAAGAGCCTGTCATACTTGCTCTAAAGCCACTCATAACTTCATCAAAGATAAGCACAGCACCTTTTTTGCGGCACAAATCTCTAAGCTGGGTCAAAAATGTAAGGCTAGCTGGCACAAGCCCCATATTTCCAGCAATAGGCTCTATTATCACAGCGCCGATATCATCACTTTCATTAAAGCATTTCTCCACGCTAGCAATGTCGTTATAAATAGCTAAATGCGTGTGCTTAGCAAAATCCTCTGGCACGCCAGGCGAGCTTGAGTTTCCAAAGGTGGTTGCGCCTGAACCTGCCTTTACAAGTAGGCTGTCGCTATGTCCGTGGTAGCAGCCCTCAAACTTGATTATTCCATCTTTTTTGCTATAAGCTCTTGCTAGGCGGATAGCACTCATGGTAGCTTCTGTGCCTGAACTTACAAAGCGGATTTTATCAAGGTAGCTGATTTTGCTTAAAATTAGCTTTGCTAGCTGGGTTTCAATCAGCGTTGGAGCCCCAAAGCTAAGTCCTTTTTTCATGGTTTTAGTAATTGCGCCCTCTACGCTTTTATCGCTGTGTCCTAGAAAAAGTGGCCCCCAGCTAAGCACATAGTCAATATACTTTTTGCCCTCTATATCGTAGATAAACTCATCTTTTCCACGCTCAATAAAAATTGGAGAGCCTTTTACACTTTTAAAGGCACGAACAGGCGAGTTTACGCCACCTGGGATGTATTCTTTGGCTTTTTCAAAGGCTTTTTGATTTGTCATTTTTGCTCCTTTTTGGTTTGTAAATACTCATAAAGAGTGAGTATTTCAGCATCTGTTAGAAAATAACTTGGCATCATACCTGTACTTTTATTTATTGATTTTTTAAAGCTTTCAAAATCCATATTGTTTATTTGCGGTGCGCTTAGGCTTAAAGTGCTTAGCTTGCCGTTTTTGGTATCTTTTTGTTTGTAGTTAGCTATTAGCTTGCCTTCGCCATTTTCGCCGTGGCATTTATTACAGCCGATACCTCTGGGATTTTGGTATAGCATGCGAGCGTATTCCATTTTTGAGATAAAGTCCTCAGCATTTAGGGCACAAAACAATAAAAAAATATATAAAAATTTACTCATTTCTAAATTATGCTTAAAAAAAATTCTAGTATCATACGCTTTTTTATATTAAAAGGCGGTTAAGTTAGAAAATTTTGTCTTTTTACGAAATTTTAAAATTCAAATGAGTGCTAGAAGTCTAGCAGTGAGTTAAGGGAATTCTAGAATTCCCATTTTGCTATTTTCTAGGCTCTTTTAGAGTTATTTTTTTAGCTGTGGCTCTTAGTTTGTTAATTTTTTACTCATATATGCAAAATAGAAAAAAACTACACTTATAAATTTAAAAATTTGGGCTAAAACTAACCCAAATTTATTCATATTGATTTATGGTTTTCTTATGATAAATCTAAGAGTCGGACCATCTTGTTCTATAGATAAAACTTCAAAACCGCGGTTTTTTGCATCAACA
Coding sequences:
- a CDS encoding c-type cytochrome yields the protein MSKFLYIFLLFCALNAEDFISKMEYARMLYQNPRGIGCNKCHGENGEGKLIANYKQKDTKNGKLSTLSLSAPQINNMDFESFKKSINKSTGMMPSYFLTDAEILTLYEYLQTKKEQK
- the hemL gene encoding glutamate-1-semialdehyde 2,1-aminomutase; the protein is MTNQKAFEKAKEYIPGGVNSPVRAFKSVKGSPIFIERGKDEFIYDIEGKKYIDYVLSWGPLFLGHSDKSVEGAITKTMKKGLSFGAPTLIETQLAKLILSKISYLDKIRFVSSGTEATMSAIRLARAYSKKDGIIKFEGCYHGHSDSLLVKAGSGATTFGNSSSPGVPEDFAKHTHLAIYNDIASVEKCFNESDDIGAVIIEPIAGNMGLVPASLTFLTQLRDLCRKKGAVLIFDEVMSGFRASMTGSYKFNKIKPDLATFGKVIGGGLNAAAFGGKDEIMSLLSPDGAVYQAGTLSGNPLAMAAGIATLSKIFATPNVYEKLNSKVKSILKCMNSSAKRKGIALQTEHRGTMWGFFFNENKVTNYDIALKSDTQMFAKFHAAMLKRGIYLAPSQFETCFISTKHSKNSIEATCEAIEASFKAL